Proteins encoded by one window of Sphaerodactylus townsendi isolate TG3544 linkage group LG02, MPM_Stown_v2.3, whole genome shotgun sequence:
- the NKX2-1 gene encoding homeobox protein Nkx-2.1 isoform X2 yields MSMSPKHTTPFSVSDILSPLEESYKKVSMEGSNLGAPLAAYRQSQVAQPAMQQHPMGHNGTVAAAYHMTAAGVPQLSHTAMGGYCNGNMGDLPPYQDTMRNSASATGWYGPNPDPRFSTISRFMGPSSGMNMGGMGGLSSLSDVSKGMAPLQSTPRRKRRVLFSQAQVYELERRFKQQKYLSAPEREHLASMIHLTPTQVKIWFQNHRYKMKRQAKDKAAQQQMQQDGATACQQQQQQSPRRVAVPVLVKDGKPCQAGSNAPAAALQGHHQQQQAAAATAITVASNGPGLGQHQSHQASSAGQSPDLGQHAGSSPSALQSQVSALSHLNSSGADYGTAMSCSTLLYGRTW; encoded by the exons ATGTCGATGAGCCCAAAGCATACGACTCCTTTCTCAGTGTCTGACATCTTGAGCCCCTTGGAGGAAAGCTACAAGAAAGTGAGCATGGAGGGCAGCAACTTGGGGGCTCCCCTGGCAGCCTACAGGCAGTCGCAAGTGGCGCAGCCGGCCATGCAGCAGCACCCCATGGGCCACAACGGGACGGTCGCCGCTGCCTACCACATGACGGCCGCCGGCGTCCCCCAGCTCTCCCACACCGCCATGGGGGGCTACTGCAACGGCAACATGGGCGACCTGCCGCCTTACCAGGACACCATGAGGAACAGCGCCTCGGCCACCGGATGGTACGGGCCCAACCCGGACCCCCGGTTCTCCACAA TCTCCCGCTTCATGGGGCCGTCGTCGGGGATGAACATGGGCGGCATGGGCGGCCTGAGCTCGCTGAGCGACGTGAGCAAGGGCATGGCCCCGCTGCAGAGCACCCCTCGCCGGAAGCGCCGCGTCCTCTTCTCGCAGGCCCAGGTGTACGAGCTGGAGCGGCGCTTCAAGCAGCAGAAGTACCTGTCGGCGCCCGAGCGGGAGCACCTGGCCAGCATGATCCACCTGACGCCCACCCAGGTCAAGATCTGGTTCCAGAACCACCGCTACAAGATGAAGCGCCAGGCCAAGGACAAGGCGGCCCAGCAGCAGATGCAGCAGGACGGCGCCACGGcctgtcagcagcagcagcagcagtcgccCCGCCGGGTGGCCGTGCCGGTGCTGGTCAAGGACGGGAAGCCCTGCCAAGCCGGCTCCAACGCGCCCGCCGCCGCCCTCCAAggccaccaccagcagcagcaggcggccgcCGCCACCGCCATCACGGTGGCCTCCAACGGGCCCGGCCTGGGACAGCACCAGAGCCACCAGGCCAGCAGCGCCGGCCAGTCGCCGGACCTGGGCCAGCACGCCGGCAGCAGCCCCTCCGCCCTGCAGAGCCAGGTCTCCGCCTTGTCCCACCTGAACTCCTCCGGCGCGGACTATGGCACGGCCATGTCGTGCTCCACCTTGCTATACGGGAGGACCTGGTGA
- the NKX2-1 gene encoding homeobox protein Nkx-2.1 isoform X1, producing the protein MCERSRRRRDCSFLPGAFPRREGDSGRRFRPSRLTLSRRIMSMSPKHTTPFSVSDILSPLEESYKKVSMEGSNLGAPLAAYRQSQVAQPAMQQHPMGHNGTVAAAYHMTAAGVPQLSHTAMGGYCNGNMGDLPPYQDTMRNSASATGWYGPNPDPRFSTISRFMGPSSGMNMGGMGGLSSLSDVSKGMAPLQSTPRRKRRVLFSQAQVYELERRFKQQKYLSAPEREHLASMIHLTPTQVKIWFQNHRYKMKRQAKDKAAQQQMQQDGATACQQQQQQSPRRVAVPVLVKDGKPCQAGSNAPAAALQGHHQQQQAAAATAITVASNGPGLGQHQSHQASSAGQSPDLGQHAGSSPSALQSQVSALSHLNSSGADYGTAMSCSTLLYGRTW; encoded by the exons ATGTGTGAACGCTCCCGCCGGCGCCGAGATTGTTCTTTTCTGCCTGGAGCGTTTCCGAGGAGGGAGGGGGACTCGGGCCGGCGCTTCAGACCTTCCCGGCTCACACTGAG ccGCCGAATCATGTCGATGAGCCCAAAGCATACGACTCCTTTCTCAGTGTCTGACATCTTGAGCCCCTTGGAGGAAAGCTACAAGAAAGTGAGCATGGAGGGCAGCAACTTGGGGGCTCCCCTGGCAGCCTACAGGCAGTCGCAAGTGGCGCAGCCGGCCATGCAGCAGCACCCCATGGGCCACAACGGGACGGTCGCCGCTGCCTACCACATGACGGCCGCCGGCGTCCCCCAGCTCTCCCACACCGCCATGGGGGGCTACTGCAACGGCAACATGGGCGACCTGCCGCCTTACCAGGACACCATGAGGAACAGCGCCTCGGCCACCGGATGGTACGGGCCCAACCCGGACCCCCGGTTCTCCACAA TCTCCCGCTTCATGGGGCCGTCGTCGGGGATGAACATGGGCGGCATGGGCGGCCTGAGCTCGCTGAGCGACGTGAGCAAGGGCATGGCCCCGCTGCAGAGCACCCCTCGCCGGAAGCGCCGCGTCCTCTTCTCGCAGGCCCAGGTGTACGAGCTGGAGCGGCGCTTCAAGCAGCAGAAGTACCTGTCGGCGCCCGAGCGGGAGCACCTGGCCAGCATGATCCACCTGACGCCCACCCAGGTCAAGATCTGGTTCCAGAACCACCGCTACAAGATGAAGCGCCAGGCCAAGGACAAGGCGGCCCAGCAGCAGATGCAGCAGGACGGCGCCACGGcctgtcagcagcagcagcagcagtcgccCCGCCGGGTGGCCGTGCCGGTGCTGGTCAAGGACGGGAAGCCCTGCCAAGCCGGCTCCAACGCGCCCGCCGCCGCCCTCCAAggccaccaccagcagcagcaggcggccgcCGCCACCGCCATCACGGTGGCCTCCAACGGGCCCGGCCTGGGACAGCACCAGAGCCACCAGGCCAGCAGCGCCGGCCAGTCGCCGGACCTGGGCCAGCACGCCGGCAGCAGCCCCTCCGCCCTGCAGAGCCAGGTCTCCGCCTTGTCCCACCTGAACTCCTCCGGCGCGGACTATGGCACGGCCATGTCGTGCTCCACCTTGCTATACGGGAGGACCTGGTGA